The following are from one region of the Rhodopirellula sp. P2 genome:
- a CDS encoding sugar phosphate isomerase/epimerase family protein, producing MPSVILSGFADESAFSKKANEQFAALAAIGLQHYSIRFVDVGNGIKNVMMLEPAEIEMLRDLHKEYGMSVSSIGSPIGKVKLQDVEDGTSNKFIPFEKYLAEDVQIACDRAEAFDCKLLRGFAFYHPKGTAPEDHIDQVSDQLGQIAEACDKRGLTFGLEVEANLVGQTGDLLAAIAAKVDNPALVTIFDGANMVMQGLSSDQVYAQYEAMKPSLGWLHIKDYKDPSLNGRVEHVDEESASHFVPADQGDSAHERIFEDLKTFLPTLADRMSRRGVEGIYLDLEPHVRGGGQFGGFSGPDGFGIAARGLCRVLDKVGIDYHLRTFEDLEAAKAQG from the coding sequence ATGCCCTCTGTCATCCTGTCTGGTTTCGCCGATGAATCGGCTTTTTCGAAAAAGGCCAACGAACAGTTCGCCGCACTCGCTGCGATCGGACTGCAGCACTACTCGATCCGCTTCGTCGACGTCGGCAACGGCATCAAGAACGTGATGATGCTGGAACCAGCGGAGATCGAAATGCTCCGCGATCTGCACAAAGAGTACGGCATGTCGGTCAGCAGCATCGGCTCGCCGATCGGCAAGGTGAAACTACAGGACGTCGAAGACGGCACGTCGAACAAGTTCATCCCGTTTGAGAAATACCTCGCCGAAGATGTGCAAATCGCTTGCGATCGCGCCGAAGCATTCGACTGCAAACTGCTTCGCGGTTTCGCGTTTTACCACCCCAAGGGAACGGCACCGGAAGATCACATCGATCAAGTCTCCGACCAACTCGGTCAAATCGCGGAAGCCTGTGACAAACGAGGCCTGACGTTTGGCTTGGAAGTCGAAGCCAACTTGGTCGGCCAAACAGGCGACTTGCTCGCTGCGATCGCCGCCAAGGTCGACAACCCGGCGCTTGTCACGATCTTCGATGGTGCCAACATGGTGATGCAGGGACTGAGCTCCGATCAGGTCTACGCCCAATACGAAGCGATGAAGCCATCGCTGGGTTGGTTGCACATCAAGGACTACAAAGACCCGTCATTGAATGGACGCGTCGAGCATGTCGATGAAGAATCGGCCAGCCACTTTGTGCCAGCGGACCAAGGCGACAGCGCTCACGAGCGAATCTTCGAAGATCTGAAGACGTTCCTGCCAACGCTGGCCGATCGCATGTCCCGCCGCGGCGTCGAAGGCATCTACCTGGACCTCGAACCTCACGTTCGCGGCGGAGGCCAATTCGGCGGCTTCAGTGGTCCCGATGGATTTGGCATCGCCGCTCGCGGGTTGTGCCGCGTGCTCGACAAAGTCGGCATCGACTATCACCTGCGAACGTTCGAGGACCTGGAAGCCGCCAAGGCTCAGGGCTGA